A window of the Streptomyces griseochromogenes genome harbors these coding sequences:
- the hrcA gene encoding heat-inducible transcriptional repressor HrcA, with protein MLSERRLQVLRAIVQDYVGTEEPVGSKALTERHNLGVSPATVRNDMAALEDEGFIAQPHTSAGRIPTDKGYRLFVDKLAGVKPMTAPERRAIQNFLDGAVDLDDVVARTVRLLAQLTRQVAVVQYPSLTRSTVRHVELLSLAPARVMLVLITDTGRVEQRMVDCPAPFGESSLADLRARLNSRVAGRRFTDVPNLVEDLPEAFEAEDRGTVSSVLSTLLETLVEENEERLMIGGTANLTRFGHDFPLTIRPVLEALEEQVVLLKLLGEAKDPGMTVRIGHEIAHEGLNSTSVVSVGYGSGGEAVAKLGVVGPTRMDYPGTMGAVRAVARYVGQILAES; from the coding sequence ATGCTGAGTGAACGCAGGCTTCAGGTGCTGCGCGCCATCGTCCAGGACTACGTGGGCACCGAGGAGCCGGTGGGGTCGAAGGCGCTCACCGAGCGGCACAACCTCGGCGTCTCCCCGGCGACCGTGCGCAACGACATGGCGGCCCTGGAGGACGAGGGATTCATCGCCCAGCCGCACACCAGTGCCGGGCGCATCCCCACCGACAAGGGCTACCGGCTCTTCGTGGACAAGCTCGCGGGCGTCAAGCCGATGACGGCGCCCGAACGGCGGGCGATCCAGAACTTCCTCGACGGCGCCGTCGATCTCGACGACGTGGTGGCGCGGACCGTGCGGCTGCTCGCGCAGCTGACCCGGCAGGTCGCCGTCGTCCAGTACCCGTCGCTGACCCGGTCCACCGTGCGGCATGTGGAGCTGCTCTCGCTCGCGCCCGCGCGCGTGATGCTCGTGCTGATCACGGACACCGGCCGGGTCGAGCAGCGGATGGTCGACTGCCCGGCCCCGTTCGGCGAGTCGTCCCTGGCGGATCTGCGGGCCCGGCTGAACAGCCGGGTCGCGGGCCGCCGGTTCACCGATGTGCCGAACCTGGTCGAGGACCTGCCGGAGGCCTTCGAGGCCGAGGACCGAGGTACGGTTTCCTCGGTGCTCTCCACTCTGCTGGAGACACTGGTCGAGGAGAACGAGGAGCGGCTGATGATCGGCGGTACCGCCAATCTCACCCGCTTCGGACATGACTTCCCTCTCACGATCCGGCCCGTCCTGGAGGCTCTTGAGGAGCAGGTCGTGCTCCTCAAGCTCCTCGGCGAGGCGAAGGATCCGGGCATGACCGTGCGCATCGGGCACGAGATCGCCCATGAAGGACTCAACTCAACCTCCGTCGTGTCGGTCGGCTACGGTTCGGGCGGCGAGGCGGTTGCCAAGCTCGGCGTGGTCGGACCGACCCGCATGGACTACCCGGGAACGATGGGAGCGGTACGCGCAGTGGCACGGTACGTCGGACAGATCCTGGCGGAGTCGTAA
- a CDS encoding MBL fold metallo-hydrolase has product MTVTWEELGWERLAPGVGRCRLPGWDCTVGLVLGEGTALVVDAGSSLAEGARVREHAQRIAGRRVTHLALTHPHFDHVFGAASFAGAEVYGAVGIDAVFAYEREEMRLDAIGNGLPEADAEEAADHLTPPRHLVSGEWTLDLGDGRQVLLANVGPGHTAHDLAVLVPGSVSGGPETVFCGDLVEESGEPQAGPDAVPSRWPDALDRLLSLGGEDALYVPGHGAVVDASFVRRQRDELAARFGVS; this is encoded by the coding sequence ATGACGGTGACTTGGGAAGAGCTGGGGTGGGAACGGCTGGCCCCGGGGGTCGGGCGGTGCCGGCTGCCGGGCTGGGACTGCACCGTGGGCCTGGTCCTCGGCGAGGGTACGGCCCTGGTGGTGGACGCCGGGTCGAGCCTGGCCGAGGGCGCGCGGGTGCGAGAGCACGCGCAGCGGATCGCGGGCCGCCGTGTGACTCATCTCGCGCTCACCCACCCCCATTTCGACCATGTCTTCGGCGCGGCGTCGTTCGCCGGGGCGGAGGTGTACGGGGCGGTGGGCATCGACGCGGTGTTCGCGTACGAGCGCGAGGAGATGCGCCTGGACGCGATCGGGAACGGCCTGCCCGAGGCGGACGCGGAGGAGGCGGCGGACCACCTCACCCCGCCTCGTCACCTGGTGTCCGGCGAGTGGACGCTGGACCTCGGCGACGGCCGCCAGGTGCTGCTGGCCAACGTCGGCCCCGGTCACACGGCCCACGATCTCGCGGTGCTCGTCCCCGGCTCGGTCTCCGGCGGGCCGGAGACCGTCTTCTGCGGCGACCTGGTGGAGGAGTCCGGCGAGCCACAGGCGGGCCCGGACGCCGTACCGTCCCGTTGGCCGGACGCACTGGACCGGCTGCTCTCCCTCGGCGGCGAGGACGCGCTGTACGTCCCCGGTCACGGAGCGGTGGTGGACGCGTCGTTCGTACGACGGCAACGCGACGAGCTGGCAGCACGTTTCGGCGTGTCGTGA
- a CDS encoding DUF3097 domain-containing protein → MRQYSPDLTPPWKKPEPVPEVPAEPGLVVEEPGTGFCGAVIRCEAGTVTLEDRFGKHRVFPLEPRGFLLEGRAVTLVRPSSGPARPTRTASGSVAVPGARARVARAGRIYVEGRHDAELVEKVWGDDLRIEGVVVEYLEGVDDLPSIVSSFAPGPDARLGVLVDHLVPGTKEWRIAESVTSEHALVVGHPYIDIWEAVKPAALGIEAWPRVPHGQDWKTGVCRALGWPSENTGAVWQAILKRVGSYKDLEPELLGRVEELIDFVTGSGGA, encoded by the coding sequence ATGCGCCAGTACTCCCCCGACCTGACCCCGCCGTGGAAGAAGCCCGAACCGGTGCCGGAGGTCCCTGCCGAGCCGGGGCTGGTGGTGGAGGAGCCCGGTACCGGGTTCTGCGGGGCGGTGATCCGCTGCGAGGCCGGCACGGTGACGCTGGAGGACCGCTTCGGCAAGCACCGGGTGTTCCCGCTGGAACCGCGCGGCTTCCTGCTGGAGGGGCGGGCCGTGACGCTCGTACGCCCCTCTTCGGGCCCTGCCCGCCCCACGCGTACGGCGTCCGGCTCGGTCGCCGTCCCCGGCGCCCGCGCCCGCGTGGCCCGGGCCGGCCGTATCTACGTCGAGGGCCGGCACGACGCCGAGCTGGTCGAGAAGGTGTGGGGCGACGACCTGCGCATCGAGGGTGTGGTCGTGGAGTACCTGGAGGGCGTCGACGACCTGCCGTCGATCGTGTCGTCCTTCGCACCGGGGCCGGACGCACGGCTGGGCGTGCTCGTGGACCACCTGGTGCCGGGCACGAAGGAGTGGCGCATCGCGGAGTCGGTGACCAGCGAACACGCGCTGGTGGTCGGCCACCCGTACATCGACATCTGGGAGGCCGTGAAGCCGGCCGCGCTGGGCATCGAGGCGTGGCCGAGGGTGCCGCACGGCCAGGACTGGAAGACGGGGGTGTGCCGTGCCCTGGGCTGGCCGTCGGAGAACACCGGGGCGGTGTGGCAGGCGATCCTGAAGCGGGTGGGGTCCTACAAGGACCTGGAGCCGGAGTTGCTGGGGCGGGTGGAGGAGCTGATCGACTTCGTCACGGGTAGCGGTGGGGCCTGA
- the hemW gene encoding radical SAM family heme chaperone HemW, with protein MPSALPDGEPVPDDGALPASALAGAAERPLGFYLHVPYCATRCGYCDFNTYTATELRGTGGVLASRDNYADTLTDEIRLARKVLGDDPRAVRTVFVGGGTPTLLAADDLVRMLGAIRDEFGLAPDAEITTEANPESVDPAYLATLREGGFNRISFGMQSARQHVLRVLDRTHTPGRPEACVEEARAAGFEHVNLDLIYGTPGESDDDWRASLDAAIGAGPDHVSAYALIVEEGTQLARRIRRGEVPMTDDDVHADRYLIAEETLSAAGFDWYEVSNWATSEAGRCLHNELYWRGADWWGAGPGAHSHVGGVRWWNVKHPGAYAAALASGHSPGAGRELLSDEDRRVERILLELRLREGVPLALLKEAGLAASRRALAEGLLQEGRYDEGRAVLTLRGRLLADAVVRDLVD; from the coding sequence ATGCCTTCCGCACTCCCCGACGGCGAGCCCGTACCCGACGACGGCGCGCTGCCCGCATCCGCGCTCGCCGGCGCCGCCGAGCGACCCCTCGGGTTCTACCTGCACGTCCCGTACTGCGCGACCCGCTGCGGCTACTGCGACTTCAACACCTACACCGCGACCGAGCTGCGCGGCACCGGCGGAGTGCTCGCCTCCAGGGACAACTACGCGGACACCCTGACCGACGAGATCCGCCTGGCCCGCAAGGTGCTCGGCGACGACCCGCGCGCCGTCCGTACGGTCTTCGTCGGCGGCGGTACGCCGACGCTGCTGGCCGCGGACGACCTGGTACGGATGCTGGGCGCGATCCGCGACGAGTTCGGTCTCGCCCCGGACGCGGAGATCACGACGGAGGCCAACCCGGAGTCGGTCGACCCGGCCTACCTCGCCACGCTGCGCGAGGGCGGCTTCAACCGGATCTCCTTCGGCATGCAGAGCGCCAGGCAGCATGTGCTGCGCGTGCTCGACCGCACGCACACCCCGGGGCGCCCCGAGGCATGCGTGGAGGAGGCACGGGCGGCGGGCTTCGAGCACGTGAACCTGGACCTGATCTACGGCACGCCGGGGGAGTCGGACGACGACTGGCGGGCATCGCTGGACGCGGCGATCGGCGCGGGCCCGGACCACGTCAGCGCCTACGCCCTGATCGTCGAGGAGGGCACCCAGCTGGCGCGTCGCATCCGCCGGGGCGAGGTCCCGATGACGGACGACGACGTCCACGCCGACCGCTACCTGATCGCCGAGGAGACCCTGTCGGCGGCGGGCTTCGACTGGTACGAGGTCTCCAACTGGGCCACCTCGGAGGCGGGGCGCTGCCTGCACAACGAGCTGTACTGGCGGGGCGCGGACTGGTGGGGCGCGGGTCCCGGGGCGCACTCGCACGTGGGCGGGGTGCGGTGGTGGAACGTGAAGCACCCGGGCGCGTACGCGGCGGCCCTCGCCTCCGGCCACTCACCGGGCGCGGGCCGTGAACTGCTGTCCGACGAGGACCGGCGGGTGGAGCGGATCCTGCTGGAGCTGCGGCTGCGGGAGGGGGTGCCGCTGGCGCTGCTGAAGGAGGCGGGGCTCGCGGCGTCGCGGCGGGCGCTGGCGGAGGGGCTCCTCCAGGAGGGGCGGTACGACGAGGGGCGGGCCGTGCTGACGCTGCGGGGGCGGTTGCTGGCGGATGCGGTGGTGCGGGACCTGGTGGACTGA
- a CDS encoding SpoIIE family protein phosphatase yields MAAIPAQRENEPQAFAAQGRTTLPGSPLAPGSARVLVRAALAEVPGVSVRLLDDAMAVVSELVTNAVVHAGTDVEVEWRMEDTGAFVVEVCDRHPSRAPRDGASGEAPYEVSDHGRGLRLVATLAESWGVTYRTGAKTVWARLPPGGRDEPDGPAPVPALEAAEALAPQPQRPGADRDWLGRGALSFLAEASDLLAGQLDENLVAALTGQLIVPRLADWCAVWLEDEASVRGRDGGPPARVWHASENRIEELTRALEKDPPPPRDALHSGPEPYPWPGEALGPRGADRTALAYRLIAGGRPLGTLVIGRCGPHRFPDEVTGLVEDLSRRVALAIGAARQYARQATISAVLQRGLLPGAVAEIPGMRSALVYEPCDKGGPSGDFYDLFPAGDGRWCFAVGDVQGKGPEAAVVIGLARPWLRLLAREGYRVADVLDRLNQLLLDDATEAADAAARALVAAGGRPVAPGDGPQTRFLSLLYGELTPHDDGVRCTLASAGHPLPLILHPDGEVRTAARPQTLLGVVEDETYTSETIDLRPGDSLLCVTDGVTERRSGSRQFDDGDGLARALSGCAGLNAELIAERIRRLVHDFGGGQPEDDLALLVLQAE; encoded by the coding sequence ATGGCTGCCATACCGGCGCAGCGGGAGAACGAGCCCCAGGCCTTCGCGGCACAGGGGCGTACCACCCTGCCCGGCAGCCCCCTCGCGCCCGGCTCCGCCCGTGTCCTGGTGCGCGCCGCGCTGGCCGAGGTCCCCGGGGTTTCCGTGCGCCTGCTCGACGACGCGATGGCCGTCGTCAGCGAACTCGTCACCAACGCCGTGGTCCACGCCGGTACGGACGTGGAGGTCGAATGGCGCATGGAGGACACCGGCGCCTTCGTCGTCGAGGTCTGCGACCGCCACCCCTCCCGCGCCCCGCGCGACGGCGCGAGCGGCGAGGCGCCGTACGAGGTCTCCGACCACGGGCGCGGGCTGCGTCTGGTCGCCACGCTCGCCGAGTCCTGGGGCGTCACCTATCGCACCGGCGCCAAGACGGTGTGGGCGCGCCTGCCGCCCGGCGGCCGCGACGAGCCGGACGGGCCCGCCCCGGTCCCCGCCCTGGAGGCCGCCGAGGCCCTCGCCCCGCAGCCGCAGCGCCCCGGAGCCGACCGGGACTGGCTGGGCCGGGGCGCGCTGTCCTTTCTCGCCGAAGCCTCCGACCTGCTCGCCGGACAGCTCGACGAGAACCTGGTCGCGGCCCTCACCGGACAGCTGATCGTGCCCAGGCTCGCCGACTGGTGCGCGGTGTGGCTGGAGGACGAGGCGAGCGTGCGCGGCAGAGACGGCGGCCCGCCCGCACGCGTGTGGCACGCCAGCGAGAACCGGATCGAGGAACTGACCCGCGCCCTGGAGAAGGACCCACCGCCCCCGCGCGACGCACTGCACTCCGGCCCGGAGCCCTACCCCTGGCCCGGCGAGGCGCTGGGCCCGCGGGGCGCCGACCGCACGGCACTCGCCTACCGGCTCATAGCGGGCGGCCGGCCGCTCGGCACGCTGGTCATCGGGCGCTGCGGCCCGCACAGGTTCCCCGACGAGGTCACCGGCCTCGTCGAGGACCTCAGCCGCCGGGTGGCCCTCGCCATCGGCGCGGCCCGCCAGTACGCCCGGCAGGCCACCATCAGCGCCGTCCTGCAGCGTGGCCTGCTGCCCGGCGCGGTCGCCGAGATCCCCGGGATGCGCAGCGCGCTCGTCTACGAGCCCTGTGACAAGGGCGGCCCGAGCGGCGACTTCTACGACCTCTTCCCGGCGGGCGACGGCCGCTGGTGCTTCGCGGTCGGCGACGTCCAGGGCAAGGGCCCCGAGGCGGCGGTCGTGATCGGGCTCGCCCGCCCCTGGCTGCGCCTGCTCGCCCGCGAGGGCTACCGGGTCGCCGACGTCCTCGACCGCCTCAACCAGCTCCTCCTGGACGACGCCACCGAGGCCGCCGACGCGGCCGCCCGCGCCCTGGTCGCCGCCGGCGGCCGGCCCGTCGCCCCCGGGGACGGCCCGCAGACCCGCTTCCTGTCCCTCCTCTACGGCGAGCTGACCCCGCACGACGACGGCGTCCGCTGCACCCTCGCCTCCGCCGGGCACCCGCTGCCGCTGATCCTGCACCCCGACGGCGAGGTGCGCACCGCCGCCCGGCCGCAGACCCTGCTCGGGGTGGTCGAGGACGAGACGTACACCAGCGAGACCATCGACCTGCGACCCGGTGACAGCCTGCTGTGCGTCACCGACGGGGTGACCGAGCGGCGCTCGGGCTCGCGTCAGTTCGACGACGGCGACGGACTCGCGCGGGCCCTGTCCGGCTGTGCGGGCCTGAACGCCGAGCTGATCGCGGAAAGGATCCGCCGCCTGGTGCACGACTTCGGCGGCGGCCAGCCGGAGGACGACCTGGCCCTCCTGGTGCTCCAGGCGGAGTGA